A stretch of the Xanthocytophaga agilis genome encodes the following:
- a CDS encoding GlxA family transcriptional regulator, producing MLFIVPPKVHLLDLNGPAHIFYEAKEFGMLVELHFVSVSTTIHAESSAGLSFSNLKPYVEFELSEEDYVFVPGLEYTLISDSSFIQNCDPFFKWLRRQASHGAHVCSVCTGAFLLAEAGLLSGKSCTTHWKYLSRFSQKYPAVYLRKDRLFVVDGKLYTSAGVASGIDLALYIIEKEFGTKWAIEVAKEVVVYFRRSEGDPQLSIFLQYRNHMDSQIHEAQNYLISHLSGTSSLESVAEHVNMSIRNLTRCFKKTTGITIGDYLEKLRVERAVQLLSTGNKVEVVSKECGLSPNQLRALLKKHRGVLPGDVASLEMS from the coding sequence ATACTATTTATAGTTCCGCCTAAGGTTCATTTGTTAGACCTGAATGGTCCTGCCCATATTTTTTATGAGGCAAAAGAGTTTGGTATGCTTGTCGAACTACATTTTGTTTCTGTAAGTACTACTATACATGCAGAAAGCAGTGCTGGATTATCTTTTTCAAATCTGAAACCTTATGTTGAGTTTGAATTGAGCGAAGAAGACTATGTATTTGTGCCAGGCTTGGAATATACGCTGATTTCAGATAGTAGCTTCATACAGAATTGTGATCCCTTCTTTAAGTGGCTTAGAAGACAGGCTTCACATGGAGCACATGTCTGTTCTGTGTGTACGGGGGCTTTCTTATTGGCAGAGGCAGGTTTGCTCAGTGGAAAAAGTTGTACAACGCACTGGAAGTATTTATCCAGATTCTCGCAAAAATACCCTGCGGTTTACCTCAGAAAAGACAGATTGTTTGTGGTAGATGGGAAGTTATATACCAGTGCAGGAGTTGCATCAGGTATTGATTTGGCTTTGTATATTATTGAGAAAGAGTTTGGAACAAAATGGGCCATCGAAGTAGCCAAAGAAGTTGTAGTCTATTTTCGGCGAAGTGAAGGGGATCCACAACTAAGCATTTTTCTGCAATACAGAAATCATATGGACAGTCAGATTCATGAGGCGCAAAATTATCTGATAAGTCATTTATCTGGGACCTCTTCTTTGGAGTCTGTAGCTGAGCACGTTAACATGAGTATCCGTAACCTGACCCGGTGTTTTAAGAAAACAACGGGAATCACAATCGGAGATTATCTTGAGAAACTCAGGGTTGAACGAGCCGTGCAGCTCTTATCGACTGGTAATAAAGTAGAAGTAGTAAGTAAGGAGTGTGGCTTAAGCCCTAACCAGCTCAGAGCATTGCTTAAAAAGCATCGGGGAGTATTGCCGGGAGATGTTGCTTCATTGGAAATGTCCTGA
- a CDS encoding helix-turn-helix domain-containing protein — protein sequence MNKKGEKPYIIQSISEMHQHLGLPKPKHPMISVFWYEDITNYQLTSLNQFVMGFYCIAIKRNYAGKLRYGQRYYDYDEGVMAFISPNQLLSHIQDSDVPIEGVCLLIHPHFLAGHSLIASIKKYGFFSYEMSEALHLSEEEDKIFEQILSNIKRELYNNIDQFSRDVIIAQIELLLHYSNRFYNRQFITRKIANDEIVIRLENLLDEYFNDEETITKGIPTVQFVAKELNISPDYLSDMLKSITGQTTQQHIHNKVIEKGKELLSTTSLSVSEIAYQLGFEYPSSFNKLFKSKTRIAPLEFRASFN from the coding sequence ATGAACAAAAAAGGAGAAAAGCCATACATTATTCAGTCTATATCCGAAATGCACCAGCATCTTGGATTGCCTAAACCTAAACATCCAATGATTAGCGTATTTTGGTATGAGGATATAACAAACTATCAATTAACCTCATTAAATCAGTTTGTAATGGGATTTTATTGTATCGCCATAAAAAGGAATTATGCAGGAAAGCTCCGGTATGGGCAACGTTACTATGATTATGATGAAGGTGTTATGGCATTTATTTCTCCTAATCAGTTGCTTTCCCATATACAGGACTCCGATGTACCGATAGAGGGTGTTTGTTTGCTCATCCATCCCCATTTTCTGGCAGGTCATTCCCTAATAGCAAGTATTAAAAAATATGGATTTTTCTCTTACGAAATGAGTGAAGCCCTCCATTTGTCTGAAGAGGAAGACAAAATTTTTGAACAGATTCTAAGCAATATAAAACGCGAACTATACAACAATATCGACCAATTTAGCCGGGACGTAATTATTGCACAAATTGAATTGCTTTTACATTACAGCAACCGTTTTTACAACCGTCAGTTCATCACCCGGAAAATTGCGAACGATGAAATTGTGATTCGTCTGGAGAATCTCTTAGACGAGTATTTTAACGATGAAGAAACTATTACAAAAGGAATTCCTACAGTTCAATTTGTGGCAAAAGAATTAAATATATCGCCCGATTATCTGAGCGATATGTTGAAAAGTATTACAGGCCAAACAACACAGCAGCATATTCACAATAAAGTTATAGAAAAAGGTAAAGAACTGCTTTCGACTACTTCGCTTTCTGTAAGCGAAATTGCTTACCAATTAGGCTTTGAATACCCGTCATCGTTTAACAAATTGTTTAAAAGCAAAACAAGGATTGCACCCTTAGAGTTTCGTGCTTCATTTAATTAA